In Amycolatopsis jiangsuensis, the following proteins share a genomic window:
- a CDS encoding RNA polymerase sigma factor: protein MAAARTATRSGTKTATAAGEPADEAATGEAKTEPRTTATKSAGAKKTAAKKTPAKKAATKPKGEDGEPDGPGDVDEAELESPDLSDLEEVEVDVVDETVNAEADDDADDEEDEATDGTPAARRRGATSDKGKSSSDNPDFVWDEEESEALRQARKDAELTASADSVRAYLKQIGKVALLNAEEEVELAKRIEAGLYAAERVRGAEEEGEKLVTQMRRDLKWIVRDGERAKNHLLEANLRLVVSLAKRYTGRGMAFLDLIQEGNLGLIRAVEKFDYTKGYKFSTYATWWIRQAITRAMADQARTIRIPVHMVEVINKLGRIQRELLQDLGREPTPEELAKEMDISPEKVLEIQQYAREPISLDQTIGDEGDSQLGDFIEDSEAVVAVDAVSFTLLQDQLQSVLQTLSEREAGVVRLRFGLTDGQPRTLDEIGQVYGVTRERIRQIESKTMSKLRHPSRSQVLRDYLD from the coding sequence GTGGCAGCCGCAAGAACCGCAACCCGAAGCGGGACGAAGACAGCGACCGCAGCCGGCGAGCCGGCCGACGAGGCAGCCACCGGCGAGGCGAAGACCGAGCCGCGCACGACCGCCACCAAGTCGGCAGGCGCGAAGAAGACCGCGGCCAAGAAGACGCCGGCCAAGAAGGCCGCCACCAAGCCGAAGGGCGAGGACGGCGAGCCGGACGGCCCCGGCGACGTCGACGAGGCCGAGCTGGAGAGCCCGGATCTGTCCGATCTCGAAGAGGTCGAGGTCGACGTGGTCGACGAGACGGTCAACGCCGAGGCCGACGACGACGCGGACGACGAGGAGGACGAGGCTACCGACGGCACGCCCGCGGCGCGCCGCCGCGGTGCCACCTCGGACAAGGGCAAGTCCTCCTCGGACAACCCCGACTTCGTCTGGGACGAGGAGGAGTCCGAGGCGCTGCGCCAGGCGCGCAAGGACGCCGAGCTCACCGCGTCCGCCGACTCGGTCCGCGCCTACCTCAAGCAGATCGGCAAGGTCGCGCTGCTCAACGCCGAGGAGGAGGTGGAGCTCGCCAAGCGGATCGAGGCCGGGCTCTACGCCGCCGAGCGCGTGCGGGGCGCGGAGGAGGAGGGCGAGAAGCTCGTCACCCAGATGCGCCGCGACCTCAAGTGGATCGTGCGGGACGGGGAGCGGGCCAAGAACCACCTGCTGGAGGCGAACCTGCGGCTCGTGGTGTCGCTGGCCAAGCGCTACACCGGCCGCGGCATGGCGTTCCTGGACCTGATCCAGGAGGGCAACCTGGGCCTGATCCGCGCGGTGGAGAAGTTCGACTACACCAAGGGCTACAAGTTCTCCACCTACGCCACCTGGTGGATCCGCCAGGCGATCACCCGGGCGATGGCCGACCAGGCCCGCACCATCCGCATCCCGGTGCACATGGTGGAGGTCATCAACAAGCTCGGCCGCATACAGCGTGAACTCCTGCAGGACCTCGGCCGCGAGCCGACGCCCGAGGAGCTCGCCAAGGAAATGGACATCTCGCCGGAGAAGGTCCTGGAGATCCAGCAGTACGCGCGCGAGCCGATCTCGCTGGACCAGACCATCGGCGACGAGGGCGATTCGCAGCTCGGTGACTTCATCGAGGACAGCGAAGCCGTGGTGGCGGTGGACGCGGTGTCGTTCACGCTGCTGCAGGACCAGCTCCAGTCGGTGCTGCAGACGCTGTCCGAGCGCGAGGCGGGCGTGGTCCGGCTGCGCTTCGGCCTGACCGACGGCCAGCCCCGCACCCTCGACGAGATCGGCCAGGTCTACGGCGTCACGCGCGAGCGGATCCGGCAGATCGAGTCGAAGACGATGTCGAAGCTGCGCCACCCGTCGCGGTCTCAGGTCCTGCGCGACTACCTGGACTGA
- a CDS encoding inositol monophosphatase family protein: MADVGADELLLKSVAEQVAADAAVLVRSAWEALRAGGDLRVDTKSADTDVVTAADRESEELVRERLARLRPGEPVLGEEGGTGVGTGAGGAGEDGAGEARGGVTWVVDPIDGTVNFLYGLPGFAVSIAAQVDGVSVAGAVVEPVSGRRWTAARGEGAWLDGRRLSVSAPGRLDLALVGTGFAYLRERRIRQGQLVAGLLGEVRDIRRRGAASLDLCAVGAGWLDAYFEHGLNRWDWAAGALVAEEAGATVQLPGSAPDLGEDATFAATPPIAAQLRARLAAGGAAAV, from the coding sequence ATGGCGGACGTGGGAGCTGACGAGTTGTTGCTGAAGAGTGTCGCCGAGCAGGTCGCGGCCGACGCCGCGGTACTGGTCCGGTCCGCGTGGGAAGCCCTGCGCGCCGGCGGGGACCTGCGGGTGGACACGAAGTCCGCGGACACCGACGTGGTCACCGCCGCCGACCGCGAGTCCGAGGAGCTGGTGCGGGAGCGGCTGGCGCGGCTGCGTCCCGGCGAGCCGGTGCTCGGCGAGGAAGGCGGTACCGGGGTCGGTACCGGAGCGGGCGGTGCCGGCGAGGACGGTGCGGGGGAGGCGCGCGGTGGCGTCACGTGGGTGGTCGACCCGATCGACGGCACGGTGAACTTCCTGTACGGCCTGCCCGGCTTCGCGGTATCGATCGCCGCGCAGGTGGACGGGGTGTCGGTGGCCGGAGCGGTGGTCGAACCGGTCAGCGGCCGCCGCTGGACGGCCGCGCGCGGCGAGGGCGCCTGGCTCGACGGCCGGCGACTGTCGGTCTCCGCCCCGGGTCGGCTGGACCTCGCGCTCGTCGGCACCGGATTCGCGTACCTGCGCGAGCGCCGGATCCGGCAGGGACAGCTCGTGGCCGGGCTGCTCGGTGAGGTGCGGGACATCCGCCGCCGGGGCGCGGCGTCGCTGGACCTGTGCGCGGTCGGCGCGGGCTGGCTCGACGCGTACTTCGAGCACGGCCTCAACCGCTGGGACTGGGCTGCGGGCGCACTGGTGGCCGAAGAAGCCGGCGCGACGGTGCAGCTTCCGGGCTCGGCCCCGGATCTCGGCGAGGACGCGACGTTCGCCGCGACGCCGCCGATCGCCGCGCAGCTACGCGCACGGCTGGCTGCCGGAGGCGCCGCCGCCGTCTGA
- the cei gene encoding envelope integrity protein Cei, whose product MASGNGSGAPGNGSGNRAARPYRKHRPLPALIVIGVLALGAVFVWVNAVVGRGDIDDAVRCTPAPAPPAGTTYTTVPHNGLDDRAPVPPDKVALKVLNASTTRGQGGIATTALRELGFSGTAEPGNDPAYPDGDAGCRGQIRYGENGAAAARTVSLVVPCAELVLDNRKDASVDLVTGKLFTDIQPRAEARTVLKQLTDWSHAHPSGGGGSEQSADASAPVVDQTLLAAARDVTC is encoded by the coding sequence GTGGCGTCGGGGAACGGCTCGGGGGCGCCCGGGAACGGCTCGGGCAACCGGGCTGCGCGGCCCTATCGCAAGCACCGGCCACTGCCCGCGCTGATCGTCATCGGAGTGCTCGCCCTCGGCGCGGTCTTCGTCTGGGTGAACGCGGTGGTCGGCCGCGGGGACATCGACGACGCGGTGCGCTGCACACCCGCCCCCGCACCACCGGCCGGGACGACCTACACCACGGTCCCGCACAACGGCCTCGACGACCGCGCCCCCGTTCCGCCGGACAAGGTCGCGCTGAAGGTGCTCAACGCCAGCACCACCCGCGGCCAGGGCGGCATCGCCACCACCGCACTGCGCGAACTGGGCTTTTCGGGCACCGCCGAGCCGGGCAACGACCCGGCCTACCCCGACGGCGACGCCGGCTGCCGCGGCCAGATCCGCTACGGCGAGAACGGCGCGGCCGCCGCCCGCACGGTGAGCCTGGTGGTGCCGTGCGCCGAGCTGGTCCTCGACAACCGCAAGGACGCGAGCGTCGACCTCGTCACCGGCAAGCTGTTCACCGACATCCAGCCCCGCGCCGAGGCCCGCACCGTGCTCAAGCAGCTGACCGACTGGTCCCACGCCCACCCGTCCGGAGGCGGCGGCAGTGAGCAGTCCGCCGACGCGAGCGCCCCGGTCGTGGACCAGACCCTGCTCGCCGCCGCCCGCGACGTCACCTGCTGA
- the ppgK gene encoding polyphosphate--glucose phosphotransferase — MTATRGFGIDIGGSGIKGALVDLERGELIGDRHRIDTPQPSTPDAVADVVAEIVRTAGWDGPVGVTLPAVVKKGVAHTAANIDHKWIGTDADGLFADRLGLGSGDVAMLNDADAAGMAEIRFGDPAARTGVTALLTFGTGIGSAVFHDGKLVPNTEFGHLEVDGHDAEKRAAASVKDNEGLSYPQWAKRVHRYLSVLENLIWPDLFIVGGGVSKKSEKWVPLLDIRTPVLVASLQNNAGIVGAAAAAAEGIEH, encoded by the coding sequence GTGACGGCGACCCGAGGTTTCGGAATCGACATCGGCGGCAGCGGGATCAAGGGCGCGCTGGTCGATTTGGAACGGGGGGAGCTGATCGGCGACCGGCACCGGATCGACACGCCGCAGCCCTCCACCCCCGACGCGGTCGCGGACGTGGTCGCCGAGATCGTCCGCACCGCCGGCTGGGACGGACCGGTCGGCGTCACCCTTCCCGCGGTGGTGAAGAAGGGCGTGGCGCACACCGCCGCCAACATCGACCACAAGTGGATCGGCACGGACGCCGACGGGCTCTTCGCCGACCGGCTCGGCCTCGGCTCCGGTGACGTCGCGATGCTCAACGACGCGGACGCGGCGGGCATGGCCGAGATCCGCTTCGGCGATCCGGCCGCGCGCACCGGCGTGACCGCGCTGCTGACCTTCGGCACCGGTATCGGCAGCGCCGTCTTCCACGACGGCAAGCTCGTGCCGAACACCGAATTCGGCCACCTCGAAGTCGACGGCCACGACGCGGAGAAGCGCGCCGCGGCTTCGGTGAAGGACAACGAGGGCCTGTCGTACCCGCAGTGGGCCAAGCGGGTGCACCGCTACCTGTCGGTGCTGGAGAACCTGATCTGGCCGGACCTGTTCATCGTCGGCGGCGGGGTCAGCAAGAAGTCCGAGAAATGGGTCCCGCTGCTCGACATCCGGACGCCGGTGCTCGTCGCGTCGCTGCAGAACAACGCGGGCATCGTCGGTGCCGCGGCGGCGGCCGCGGAGGGCATCGAGCACTGA